In Ipomoea triloba cultivar NCNSP0323 chromosome 15, ASM357664v1, one genomic interval encodes:
- the LOC116005941 gene encoding probable disease resistance RPP8-like protein 2 encodes MSLEEVAESYLHDLINRGLVQINELSLDGNLKSCKVHDRVHEICVREAIKGNALCVINDNHAPKSSHWLSCQTSHWPITQASYGNCTLDDIRSVLIFGKDVYYSKCRLAYPCLKLLRVLDLSFLKWSRSMPSEITDLVHLRYLSLSTIGSLHELQFLKLKNLLTLIVTSWMEKCPLHLRCDILGLPQLRDLRVDKRCSQYLPCLVKENLQTLYWLKIASSDDEKPNFRMVPNLKELGIYIEGQLEPSYLESLVYLHRLEKLKVEVGRVERFCLPTSFPPNLKKLTLRHTYLPWKEMDTIGRLRHLEVLKVKDFAFCGSKWEPSKQGFRKLKALLISRSNLKYWNTSFNHFPVLERLVLRYCWELKQIEIYCSFFTTLKLIVFECCYSSLVTSANKISSGRPLRVRKIGTKVEMPNNESSEDESVESSNELSVRKLKEKVSKSLNAFKELKRKGVLVGSWLKLIRPSLMNKFSIVFMSSCIG; translated from the exons ATGAGTTTGGAAGAAGTGGCAGAGAGTTACTTGCATGATCTCATTAATAGAGGCTTAGTTCAAATTAATGAGCTAAGTCTTGATGGCAACCTTAAATCATGTAAGGTTCATGATCGAGTTCACGAAATATGTGTGAGAGAAGCAATAAAGGGGAATGCTTTGTGCGTTATCAATGACAACCATGCTCCAAAATCTAGTCATTGGTTAAGTTGTCAAACAAGTCATTGGCCAATCACTCAAGCAAGTTATGGGAATTGCACACTAGATGATATCCGTTCTGTGCTCATCTTTGGTAAAGATGTGTACTATTCCAAATGCAGGTTGGCATACCCATGTTTGAAATTGCTAAGAGTATTGGATTTATCATTTCTTAAATGGTCACGAAGCATGCCTAGTGAAATAACAGATTTGGTTCATTTGAGATACTTGTCTTTAAGTACCATTGGTTCTCTTCATGAGCTTCAATTTCTCAAGCTTAAAAATTTGCTAACTCTCATAGTTACTTCTTGGATGGAAAAATGTCCTTTGCACCTGCGATGTGATATTTTGGGTTTGCCACAATTGAGGGATTTGCGTGTTGACAAGAGATGTTCACAGTATCTCCCTTGCTTAGTCAAAGAAAATCTACAAACTCTTTACTGGTTGAAAATTGCTAGCTCCGATGATGAAAAACCAAACTTCAGAATGGTTCCAAATCTAAAGGAACTTGGGATTTACATTGAAGGCCAACTGGAGCCTAGCTATCTAGAGAGCCTTGTGTATTTACATCGACTTGAGAAGCTGAAGGTTGAAGTAGGAAGAGTCGAGCGCTTTTGTCTTCCAACAAGTTTTCCACCAAACCTTAAGAAGTTGACACTTCGTCATACATATCTTCCGTGGAAGGAGATGGACACAATTGGCAGGTTGAGGCACCTTGAGGTGCTTAAAGTAAAAGATTTCGCCTTCTGTGGCTCAAAGTGGGAACCATCAAAGCAAGGCTTTCGGAAATTAAAGGCACTTCTTATCTCACGATCAAATCTCAAATATTGGAATACAAGTTTTAATCATTTCCCAGTTTTGGAGCGCCTAGTCTTAAGATATTGTTGGGAATTGAAACAAATTGAAATCTATTGTAGTTTCTTTACAACACTGAAGCTAATTGTGTTCGAATGTTGTTATTCTTCTCTTGTGACTTCTGCAAATAAGATTTCTTCAGGTCGTCCACTTCGTGTTCGTAAAATTGGAACTAAG GTTGAAATGCCAAATAATGAAAGCTCTGAAGATGAAAGTGTGGAAAGCTCTAACGAATTGAGTGTGAGGAAACTAAAGGAGAAGGTTTCGAAATCTCTGAATGCATTCAAAGAATTGAAGAGGAAAGGTGTT CTTGTAGGTTCCTGGCTGAAGTTAATAAGGCCATCATTGATGAATAAGTTCTCTATTGTTTTCATGAGTTCTTGCATTGGCTAA
- the LOC116005940 gene encoding putative late blight resistance protein homolog R1A-10: MALDAVTTLIKIVEQDLMKPKLVSIFYAGGMMVSLLETIELLSSKLCILQAFLEERCETEMHNDWSFEHKVARLYDEYEIKYKLGLVYSEAKCGHLLGTLKKMEREIEEVENWMLMIKKGTALDPDEEKNIMVCDTYQSALEPENEVIVGIHIDIETIVNRLCYSHFMRSVFTILKKSNIHKFQKYVENPVLKLHVIPLVGEGGIGKTTLAKRVYRHPITIASFQIRAWVVLSELPNVKEILIGLLRCIISPITSEIYNLDEAQIAEQLCTSLMGKKYLIFLDDIWTTAAWDAIQGYFPENFNGSRILVTTRFTKVAKYLSADSYHVKYQTFDNLWELFSMKVFGQSQHVPKEYELIGKHIVLGCRGLPLAVVVIAGLLATIEKSIEIWRDVKETLDRVDNDKRISQILSLSYNYLPPHLKPCFHYFGVFPEDNVISVKRLINLWVAEEF; the protein is encoded by the coding sequence ATGGCTTTAGATGCTGTAACCACTCTAATCAAAATAGTGGAGCAAGACCTTATGAAGCCCAAACTAGTTTCGATTTTTTATGCTGGAGGAATGATGGTGTCGCTGCTCGAAACCATCGAGTTGCTGTCTTCCAAGCTCTGCATTCTGCAAGCATTTTTGGAGGAGAGGTGTGAGACGGAAATGCATAATGACTGGTCGTTTGAACATAAAGTTGCTAGACTATATGACGagtatgaaataaaatataaactgGGACTAGTCTATTCGGAAGCTAAATGCGGGCATCTTCTTGGGACCTTGAAAAAAATGGAAAGAGAAATTGAGGAAGTTGAAAATTGGATGTTGATGATAAAAAAAGGAACTGCTTTAGACCCTGATGAGGAAAAGAATATCATGGTTTGCGATACCTACCAAAGTGCTTTAGAGCCTGAGAATGAAGTAATTGTAGGAATCCACATTGATATAGAGACGATAGTTAACCGTCTCTGTTATTCACACTTTATGAGATCAGTTTTCACCATTTTGAAGAAAAGTAACATTCACAAGTTTCAGAAATATGTTGAAAACCCTGTGCTGAAACTACACGTTATTCCACTCGTTGGGGAAGGAGGCATAGGAAAAACTACATTAGCCAAAAGAGTCTATAGACATCCAATTACTATTGCTAGCTTTCAAATTCGAGCTTGGGTAGTTTTGTCTGAGCTTCCTAACGTCAAAGAGATTCTCATTGGTCTATTACGTTGTATTATTTCACCAATAACAAGTGAAATCTACAACTTGGACGAAGCTCAAATAGCTGAGCAATTATGCACAAGTTTGATGGGCAAgaagtatttaattttcttggatGATATATGGACCACTGCTGCATGGGATGCCATCCAAGGATATTTTCCAGAGAATTTTAATGGAAGTCGAATCTTAGTAACTACTCGGTTTACAAAGGTGGCTAAATACTTAAGTGCAGATTCCTACCATGTGAAGTATCAAACTTTTGACAATCTATGGGAATTATTTTCAATGAAAGTGTTTGGGCAAAGCCAACACGTTCCCAAGGAATATGAGTTAATTGGGAAACACATTGTTCTTGGTTGCAGGGGATTACCACTAGCAGTTGTTGTGATTGCCGGACTTTTAGCAACAATAGAAAAGTCAATAGAAATATGGAGAGATGTTAAGGAAACTTTGGATAGAGTTGATAATGACAAAAGAATTTCACAAATACTTTCATTGAGCTACAACTATTTACCTCCTCACTTGAAACCTTGCTTTCATTATTTTGGTGTGTTTCCTGAAGACAATGTCATTTCTGTTAAGAGATTAATCAACTTATGGGTTGCAGAGGAATTTTGA
- the LOC116005992 gene encoding putative late blight resistance protein homolog R1B-14 — MGKKYLIFLDDVWTTVAWDAIKRYFPENFNGSRILVTTRFKKVAKYLSADPYYVKHQTLDDHWELFSRKVFGQSHCVSREYEKIGKRIVCGCGGLPLAVVLISGLLMTANGSLEIWRDVARTLDGVGIYDDRISKIVSLSYKYLPSHLKACFYYFGVFPEDSEIPVKKLINLWVAEGFIKQHNNMSLEEVGESYLHDLINRSLVQTNDLSIDGKVKSCNIHDLVHEVCVREAIDGNTLWIIKDYYAPKASHWLSCQTSHWPITRASYENCGPDEIHSVLCFGKDVYHSKCRLVYPCLKLLRVLDLSLVKCSQGMPLEITDLVYLRYLALSTICSLYKFQFLKHKNLVTLIVTSWMEKCPLQLPCDILDLPQLRHLHVDKRCSQYLPCLVKKDLQTLYWLKVASSDKKPNFRFVPNLKELGIYIESQLAPSYLESLVHLHLLEKLKFEVGRVECFYLPIGLPPNLKKLTLRYTYLPWKEMDTIGKLPHLEVLKLKDFACCGSKWERQIVYFMFAKLEPRLNYQIMKALKKKL, encoded by the exons ATGGGcaagaaatatttaattttcttggatGATGTATGGACCACTGTTGCATGGGATGCCATCAAAAGATATTTTCCAGAGAATTTTAATGGAAGCCGGATCTTAGTAACTACTCGGTTCAAAAAGGTGGCTAAGTACTTAAGTGCAGATCCCTACTATGTGAAGCATCAAACTTTAGACGATCATTGGGAATTATTTTCAAGGAAAGTGTTCGGGCAAAGCCATTGTGTTTCCCGTGAATATGAGAAAATTGGGAAACGCATTGTTTGTGGTTGTGGTGGATTACCCCTAGCAGTTGTTTTAATTTCTGGACTTTTGATGACAGCAAATGGGTCTCTAGAAATATGGAGAGATGTTGCCCGAACTTTGGATGGAGTTGGCATATATGATGACAGAATTTCAAAAATAGTTTCATTAAGCTACAAGTACTTACCTAGTCACTTGAAGGCTTGCTTTTATTATTTTGGTGTGTTTCCCGAAGATAGTGAGATTCCTGTTAAGAAATTAATCAACTTATGGGTTGCGGAGGGATTTATAAAGCAACATAACAATATGAGTTTGGAAGAAGTGGGAGAGAGTTATTTGCATGATCTCATTAATAGAAGTCTAGTTCAAACTAATGATCTAAGTATTGACGGcaaagttaaatcatgtaacatTCATGATCTAGTGCACGAGGTTTGTGTGAGAGAAGCAATTGATGGGAATACATTGTGGATTATCAAAGACTACTATGCTCCAAAGGCTAGTCATTGGTTAAGCTGTCAAACAAGTCATTGGCCAATCACTCGAGCGAGTTATGAGAATTGTGGTCCTGATGAAATCCATTCTGTTCTCTGCTTTGGTAAAGATGTATACCATTCAAAATGCAGGTTGGTATACCCATGTTTGAAATTGCTAAGAGTATTGGATTTATCATTAGTTAAATGCTCACAAGGCATGCCTCTTGAAATAACAGACTTGGTTTATTTGAGATACTTGGCTTTAAGTACCATTTGTTCTCTTTACAAGTTTCAATTTTTGAAGCATAAGAATTTAGTAACTCTCATAGTTACTTCATGGATGGAAAAATGCCCTTTGCAACTGCCATGTGATATTTTGGATTTGCCACAATTGAGGCATTTGCATGTTGACAAGAGATGTTCACAATATCTCCCTTGCTTAGTCAAAAAAGATCTACAAACTCTTTATTGGTTGAAAGTTGCTAGCTCCGACAAAAAACCAAACTTCAGATTTGTTCCAAACCTTAAGGAACTTGGGATTTACATTGAAAGCCAACTAGCGCCTAGCTATCTAGAGAGCCTTGTGCATTTACATCTACTTGAGAAGTTGAAGTTTGAAGTAGGAAGAGTTGAGTGCTTTTATCTACCAATAGGTTTGCCACCAAACCTTAAGAAGTTGACACTTCGGTATACTTATCTTCCATGGAAGGAGATGGACACAATTGGCAAGTTGCCGCACCTTGAGGTGCTTAAACTAAAAGATTTCGCGTGTTGTGGTTCAAA GTGGGAACGACAGATTGTCTACTTCATGTTCGCGAAGTTAGAACCAAG GTTGaattaccaaataatgaaagctttgaagaagaaatTGTAG